Proteins found in one Actinokineospora alba genomic segment:
- a CDS encoding NUDIX domain-containing protein: MTDRHEFSVASTRDIHIGRILALRIDEVRMPGGNTASREVVEHLGAVAVVALDDDGTLVLVDQYRHPVGRRLWELPAGLIDAGEDPLVAAKRELVEEVGVVASDWSVLVDMAVSPGFTDEAIRVYLATGLSTVDHEVLGDEEADMVADRVPLEQAVRMVLSGEIVNAAAVGGVLAAFAVDSGAAAPRVPDAPWTDEPTRFAQRS; the protein is encoded by the coding sequence GTGACCGACCGGCACGAGTTCTCCGTGGCGTCCACTCGCGACATCCACATCGGACGCATCCTGGCGCTGCGCATCGACGAGGTCCGCATGCCCGGTGGCAACACCGCGTCGCGCGAGGTGGTCGAACACCTCGGCGCGGTCGCGGTGGTCGCGCTCGACGACGACGGGACGCTGGTCCTGGTCGACCAGTACCGGCATCCGGTGGGGCGCAGGCTGTGGGAGTTGCCCGCCGGGCTGATCGACGCGGGCGAGGACCCGCTGGTCGCGGCCAAGCGTGAACTGGTCGAAGAGGTCGGCGTGGTCGCGTCGGACTGGTCGGTCCTGGTGGACATGGCTGTCTCGCCCGGGTTCACCGACGAGGCCATCCGGGTCTACCTGGCCACTGGTCTGTCCACTGTGGACCACGAGGTGCTTGGGGACGAAGAGGCCGACATGGTCGCCGACCGGGTGCCGCTGGAGCAGGCCGTCCGGATGGTCCTGTCGGGCGAGATCGTGAACGCCGCGGCGGTCGGCGGTGTGCTGGCGGCCTTCGCCGTGGACTCCGGCGCCGCGG
- a CDS encoding CTP synthase, with translation MPQQARTTKHVFVTGGVASSLGKGLTASSLGQLLTSRGLRVTMQKLDPYLNVDPGTMNPFQHGEVFITEDGAETDLDIGHYERFLDRSLSGSANVTTGQVYSAVIAKERRGEYLGDTVQVIPHITDEIKSRIRAMALPDESGVAPDVVITEVGGTVGDIESLPFLEAARQVRHDVGRDNVFFLHVSLVPYLAPSGELKTKPTQHSVAALRNIGIQPDAIVCRADREIPDGLKRKIALMCDVDTEAVVAAPDAPSIYDIPRVLHGEGLDAYVVRRLGLPFRDVDWTVWGDLLDRVHKPKETVRIALVGKYVDLPDAYLSVTEALRAGGFAHRAKVEILWVPSDECETPAGAAAALSGVDGVLIPGGFGVRGIEGKLGAITYARTNRIPTLGLCLGLQCMVIESARNLAGIAGANSAEFDENTKHPVISTMADQEDVVAGERDMGGTMRLGSYPAALTAGSVVAGVYGSREITERHRHRYEVNNSYRDRLSKAGLVFSGTSPDGHLVEFVELPAKVHPFFVGTQAHPELKSRPTRPHPLFAGFIKAAMTYLLAERLPVELDEEPVAAGAKA, from the coding sequence TTGCCTCAGCAAGCTCGGACGACCAAGCACGTCTTCGTGACCGGAGGCGTCGCCTCCTCGCTGGGCAAGGGGCTCACCGCGTCCAGCCTCGGCCAGCTACTTACTTCGCGTGGCCTGCGCGTCACCATGCAGAAGCTGGACCCGTACCTCAACGTCGACCCCGGAACGATGAACCCGTTCCAGCACGGCGAGGTCTTCATCACCGAGGACGGCGCCGAGACAGACCTCGACATCGGCCACTACGAGCGCTTCCTCGACCGCTCGCTTTCCGGTTCGGCGAACGTCACCACCGGCCAGGTCTACTCGGCGGTCATCGCCAAGGAGCGGCGCGGCGAGTATCTCGGTGACACCGTGCAGGTCATCCCGCACATCACCGACGAGATCAAGTCGCGGATCAGAGCGATGGCGCTGCCCGACGAGAGCGGTGTGGCGCCCGATGTGGTCATCACCGAGGTCGGTGGCACCGTGGGCGACATCGAGTCGCTGCCGTTCCTGGAGGCCGCGCGCCAGGTCCGCCACGACGTGGGCCGCGACAACGTCTTCTTCCTGCACGTGTCGCTGGTGCCGTACCTCGCGCCGTCGGGTGAGTTGAAGACCAAGCCGACGCAGCACTCCGTCGCCGCGCTGCGCAACATCGGCATCCAGCCCGACGCGATCGTCTGCCGGGCCGACCGGGAGATCCCGGACGGGCTCAAGCGCAAGATCGCGCTCATGTGCGACGTCGACACCGAGGCCGTCGTGGCCGCGCCCGACGCGCCTTCCATCTACGACATTCCGCGCGTGCTGCACGGCGAGGGCCTCGACGCCTATGTCGTGCGCCGTCTCGGCCTGCCGTTCCGCGACGTCGACTGGACCGTGTGGGGCGACCTGCTCGACCGGGTCCACAAGCCGAAGGAGACGGTGCGGATCGCGCTCGTCGGCAAGTACGTCGACCTGCCCGACGCGTACCTGTCGGTCACCGAGGCCCTGCGCGCCGGCGGTTTCGCCCACCGCGCGAAGGTCGAGATCCTGTGGGTTCCGTCCGACGAGTGCGAGACGCCCGCCGGGGCGGCTGCCGCGCTGTCCGGTGTGGACGGTGTGCTGATCCCGGGCGGCTTCGGTGTGCGCGGTATCGAGGGCAAGCTCGGCGCGATCACCTACGCGCGCACCAACCGCATCCCCACGCTCGGCCTGTGCCTGGGCCTGCAGTGCATGGTGATCGAGTCCGCGCGCAACCTCGCGGGCATCGCAGGGGCGAACTCCGCGGAGTTCGACGAGAACACCAAGCACCCGGTCATCAGCACCATGGCCGACCAAGAGGACGTTGTCGCGGGCGAGCGCGACATGGGCGGCACGATGCGGCTGGGCTCGTACCCCGCCGCGCTGACCGCCGGGTCCGTCGTCGCCGGGGTCTACGGCAGCCGTGAGATCACCGAGCGCCACCGGCACCGCTACGAGGTCAACAACTCCTACCGCGACCGCCTTTCCAAGGCCGGTCTGGTGTTCTCCGGCACCTCGCCGGACGGCCACCTCGTCGAGTTCGTCGAACTGCCCGCGAAGGTCCACCCGTTCTTCGTCGGCACCCAGGCGCACCCGGAGCTCAAGAGCAGGCCGACCCGCCCGCACCCGCTGTTCGCCGGTTTCATCAAGGCCGCCATGACCTACCTGCTGGCCGAGCGCCTGCCGGTGGAACTGGACGAGGAGCCGGTGGCCGCGGGAGCGAAGGCGTGA
- a CDS encoding copper transporter — translation MISLRYHVISIAAVFLALAVGVVLGSTTLSRTLLSGLNNENSELGGQVAELEDDRNALNARLGDADSFAATIGPAAVKGSLAQRTVVLVTTADARPSDRDSLKGLVANAGAVVTGELQLTDAFADQGRADELKDIVTRLLPAGVQLPTVSDPGSLAGGLLGPLMLISKADNKPQVSPEESAAVLSGLTDGGFIKASPELKPAQLAIILTGGAASGDGAGDRAATLARFAAQVDRSGAGAVLAGSAGSANGTGAVGVIRADTAASSILSTVDNADTPAGRIVTILALGEQLEGKVGRYGNAGNAQAPAPGAPAE, via the coding sequence GTGATCTCGCTGCGCTACCACGTCATCTCGATCGCCGCGGTCTTCCTAGCGCTTGCTGTCGGGGTGGTGCTGGGCTCGACCACGCTGAGCCGCACGCTGCTGTCCGGGCTCAACAACGAGAACAGCGAACTCGGCGGCCAGGTCGCCGAACTCGAAGACGACCGCAACGCCCTCAACGCCCGCCTCGGCGACGCCGACTCGTTCGCCGCGACCATCGGCCCGGCCGCGGTCAAGGGCTCCCTCGCGCAGCGCACGGTCGTGTTGGTGACGACCGCCGACGCCCGCCCGTCCGACCGCGACTCCCTCAAGGGCCTGGTGGCCAACGCGGGCGCCGTCGTGACCGGGGAGCTGCAGCTGACCGACGCCTTCGCCGATCAGGGCCGCGCCGACGAGCTCAAGGACATCGTCACCCGCCTGCTCCCCGCCGGTGTGCAGCTGCCGACCGTCAGCGACCCGGGTTCCCTCGCGGGCGGCCTGCTGGGGCCGCTGATGCTCATCAGCAAGGCCGACAACAAGCCGCAGGTCAGTCCGGAGGAGTCGGCGGCGGTGTTGTCCGGGCTGACCGATGGCGGGTTCATCAAGGCGTCCCCGGAGCTCAAGCCCGCGCAGCTCGCGATCATCCTGACCGGTGGCGCCGCCTCCGGTGACGGCGCGGGCGACCGCGCGGCCACCCTCGCGCGCTTCGCCGCCCAGGTGGACCGCTCCGGCGCGGGCGCGGTGCTCGCCGGGTCGGCGGGCTCGGCCAACGGGACCGGCGCGGTGGGCGTGATCCGCGCGGACACGGCGGCGTCGTCGATCCTCTCGACGGTGGACAACGCCGACACCCCCGCGGGCCGGATCGTCACGATCCTGGCGCTCGGGGAGCAGCTGGAGGGCAAGGTGGGCCGCTACGGCAACGCGGGCAACGCGCAGGCCCCCGCACCCGGTGCCCCAGCCGAGTAG
- the steA gene encoding putative cytokinetic ring protein SteA, with product MKLPGVLHRSQHALPGVTGVARVDRRTGDLLRRVSQGDIVVLDQLDLDRATADALVRAEVGAVVNASPSISGRFPNLGPEVLVGAGVPLIDGVGQDALRAIKEGTKLRLHDGTVYIGEREIAQGVQQTRESVADQMIEAKAGMSAQLEAFSANTMEFLHRERTMILDGVGVPELATPLKGKQVVVVAGGHEHVADLKLLKRYISEHRPVLVGVDSGADALRAAGYKPDIIVGDPRGISTETLRSGAEVVVPAQTDGHAPGLVRIQDLGIGAVTFPASGNAEDLALLLADFHDATLVVTVGFQATLREFLDRGRSGSNPSTFLTRLKLGSKLVDGKAVAALHRSRVSVAAIVLLVMAAMVAIAAALVVSGVGAAYTDSIIGTWNSFVDWFKGLFS from the coding sequence ATGAAGCTTCCCGGCGTCCTCCATCGATCACAGCACGCCCTACCTGGGGTGACCGGCGTAGCACGGGTCGACAGGCGTACCGGTGACCTGCTGCGCCGAGTGTCCCAAGGGGACATCGTCGTCCTCGACCAGCTCGATCTCGACCGCGCCACCGCCGACGCCCTGGTGCGCGCCGAGGTCGGCGCGGTGGTCAACGCGTCGCCCTCCATCTCCGGCCGTTTCCCCAACCTCGGGCCCGAAGTCCTTGTCGGAGCGGGTGTCCCGCTGATCGACGGCGTCGGCCAGGACGCGTTGCGGGCGATCAAGGAAGGCACCAAGCTCCGCCTCCACGACGGCACCGTCTACATCGGCGAGCGCGAGATCGCGCAGGGTGTCCAGCAGACGCGCGAGTCCGTGGCCGACCAGATGATCGAGGCCAAGGCGGGCATGTCCGCGCAGCTCGAGGCGTTCTCCGCGAACACGATGGAGTTCCTGCACCGCGAGCGCACGATGATCCTCGACGGTGTCGGCGTCCCCGAGTTGGCCACGCCGCTCAAGGGCAAGCAGGTCGTCGTCGTCGCGGGTGGACACGAGCACGTCGCCGACCTCAAGCTGCTCAAGCGCTACATCTCCGAGCACCGCCCGGTCCTGGTCGGCGTCGACTCCGGCGCCGACGCCCTGCGCGCCGCGGGCTACAAGCCGGACATCATCGTGGGCGACCCGCGCGGCATCAGCACCGAGACGCTGCGGTCCGGCGCCGAGGTCGTCGTGCCCGCGCAGACTGACGGCCATGCGCCCGGTCTCGTCCGCATCCAGGACCTGGGCATCGGCGCGGTGACGTTCCCCGCGTCCGGCAACGCCGAGGACTTGGCGCTGCTGCTGGCCGACTTCCACGACGCCACCCTGGTGGTCACGGTCGGTTTCCAGGCCACGCTCAGGGAATTCCTCGACCGGGGCCGCTCCGGCTCCAACCCGTCGACCTTCCTGACCCGGCTCAAGCTCGGCAGCAAGCTCGTCGACGGCAAGGCCGTCGCCGCGCTGCACCGCAGCCGGGTGTCCGTCGCCGCCATCGTGCTGCTGGTCATGGCCGCGATGGTCGCGATCGCCGCGGCGCTGGTCGTGTCCGGTGTGGGCGCGGCGTACACCGACTCGATCATCGGCACGTGGAACTCGTTCGTCGACTGGTTCAAGGGGCTGTTCTCGTGA
- the recN gene encoding DNA repair protein RecN, protein MRIQDLGVIDEATLELHPGFTVVTGETGAGKTMVVTGLHLLSGGRAEASRVRSGKSKAVVEGRFEGLTGSPAAAVATEAGAEPDDDGSLIALRSVNSDGRSRAHLGGRSVPVGVLSDLAEQLIAVHGQNDQLRLLRPAEQRAVIDRYAGEDVSSVLADYRRVRDEWIAVSTELTDRTRRAKEMAREADILRLGLDEIAAVDPKPGEDVELVDRARRLADADQLREAATGASLAVSGSPDGDPDLPGALGAIGEAQRRLAGADDPRLRELEPRLAEAAVLLTDVGSELTAYLDSLDADPAVLEQVLARQSELKTITRKYAADIDGVLAWARDANEKLAGLDTSEGALGELAARKIALAQQLAGIAVALTAAREKAAEELAKAVTDELGGLAMGQSSIQITVRPRAADEGDPVALDVAGQTLHAGADGVDDVELLLVAHDGALPLPVHKGASGGELSRVMLAIEVVLAHSDPVPTLVFDEVDAGVGGRAAVEIGRRLARLARSHQVIVVTHLAQVAAFADRHLIVDKSATGGVTRSDVRTLDEPTRVIELARMLAGMESTETGRAHAEELLALADGEKHDWELSGKPRPKRR, encoded by the coding sequence ATGCGTATCCAGGACCTCGGCGTGATCGATGAGGCCACGCTGGAGCTCCACCCCGGGTTCACCGTCGTCACCGGTGAGACCGGTGCGGGCAAGACCATGGTCGTCACCGGCCTGCACCTGCTCTCCGGCGGACGTGCCGAGGCGTCCCGTGTGCGCAGCGGGAAGTCCAAGGCCGTCGTCGAGGGCCGGTTCGAGGGCCTGACCGGGTCCCCGGCCGCGGCGGTCGCCACCGAGGCGGGCGCCGAACCCGACGACGACGGCAGCCTGATCGCGCTGCGCAGCGTCAACAGCGACGGCCGTTCCCGAGCGCACCTCGGCGGCCGGTCCGTGCCCGTCGGCGTGCTTTCCGACCTGGCCGAGCAGCTGATCGCGGTGCACGGGCAGAACGACCAGCTCCGCCTGCTGCGCCCGGCCGAGCAGCGCGCGGTCATCGACCGCTACGCCGGCGAGGACGTCAGCTCCGTGCTGGCCGACTACCGCCGCGTCCGCGACGAGTGGATCGCCGTCAGCACCGAACTCACCGACCGGACCCGCCGAGCCAAGGAAATGGCCCGCGAGGCCGACATCCTTCGGCTGGGCCTGGACGAGATCGCCGCGGTCGACCCGAAGCCCGGCGAGGACGTCGAACTCGTCGACCGCGCCCGCAGGCTCGCCGACGCGGACCAACTGCGTGAAGCCGCCACCGGCGCCAGCCTCGCCGTGTCGGGCTCACCCGACGGCGACCCGGATCTGCCCGGCGCCCTCGGCGCGATCGGCGAAGCCCAACGCCGCCTCGCGGGCGCCGACGACCCGCGCCTGCGCGAGCTCGAACCGCGTCTGGCCGAGGCCGCCGTGCTGCTGACCGACGTCGGCTCCGAGCTGACCGCCTACCTCGATTCCCTCGACGCCGACCCGGCCGTGCTCGAACAGGTCCTCGCGCGGCAGTCCGAGCTGAAGACGATCACCCGCAAGTACGCCGCCGACATCGACGGTGTCCTCGCCTGGGCCCGCGACGCGAACGAGAAGCTGGCGGGCCTCGACACCTCCGAGGGTGCCCTCGGTGAGCTGGCCGCCCGCAAGATCGCGCTGGCCCAGCAGCTCGCAGGCATCGCGGTGGCGCTGACCGCGGCGCGCGAGAAGGCCGCCGAGGAACTGGCGAAGGCCGTCACCGACGAGCTGGGCGGGCTCGCGATGGGCCAGTCCAGCATCCAGATCACCGTCCGCCCCCGCGCCGCCGACGAAGGCGACCCGGTGGCGCTCGACGTGGCGGGCCAGACCCTGCACGCTGGCGCCGACGGCGTCGACGACGTGGAGCTGCTGCTGGTCGCCCACGATGGAGCGCTCCCGCTGCCGGTGCACAAGGGCGCGTCGGGCGGTGAGCTGTCGCGGGTCATGCTGGCGATCGAGGTCGTCCTCGCCCACTCCGACCCGGTGCCGACGTTGGTGTTCGACGAGGTCGACGCCGGGGTGGGTGGTCGGGCGGCGGTCGAGATCGGCCGCAGGCTGGCCCGGCTGGCGCGCAGCCACCAGGTCATCGTGGTCACCCACCTGGCGCAGGTCGCCGCGTTCGCCGACCGTCACCTGATCGTCGACAAGAGCGCCACCGGCGGCGTCACGCGCAGCGATGTGCGGACCCTGGACGAGCCGACGCGGGTCATCGAGTTGGCCCGGATGCTGGCGGGCATGGAGTCCACGGAAACCGGTCGGGCCCACGCGGAAGAGCTGTTGGCCTTGGCCGACGGCGAAAAGCACGACTGGGAACTCAGCGGCAAACCCCGCCCCAAGCGCCGCTGA
- a CDS encoding NAD kinase, translating to MTDREILLVVHTGRVENRRTAEKVAGAFAAAGVRLRVLDDEAPDLDPSCYGRVVPLGPEAAVGTELVFVLGGDGTLLRAAELARPAGVPVLGVNLGRVGFLAEAESDALEEAVSLVVTQGYRVEERMTVDVIARLDGQVIADTWALNEASVEKSSRERILDVRIDIDGRPVSSFGCDGVLCATPTGSTAYAYSAGGPIVWPDVQAMLVVPSNAHAMFSRPMAVSPHSVVAVEVDPAGHPAVLCCDGRRTFDIPPGSRIEIAGGKLPIKLVRLRDEPFTDRLVDKFDLPVQGWRSR from the coding sequence ATGACGGACCGCGAGATCCTGCTGGTCGTGCACACCGGCCGCGTCGAGAACCGGCGCACCGCGGAGAAGGTCGCGGGCGCGTTCGCCGCCGCGGGCGTGCGGCTGCGCGTCCTCGACGACGAGGCCCCCGACCTCGACCCGTCCTGCTACGGGCGGGTGGTCCCGCTGGGCCCGGAGGCGGCGGTCGGCACCGAACTGGTCTTCGTCCTCGGCGGCGACGGCACGCTGCTGCGCGCCGCAGAACTCGCGCGGCCCGCGGGGGTGCCGGTGCTCGGCGTCAACCTCGGCCGGGTCGGCTTCCTCGCCGAAGCCGAGTCGGACGCGTTGGAGGAAGCCGTCAGCCTTGTCGTCACCCAGGGATACCGGGTCGAAGAGCGGATGACCGTGGACGTCATCGCCCGGCTCGACGGCCAGGTCATCGCCGACACGTGGGCGCTCAACGAGGCCAGCGTCGAGAAGAGCAGCCGCGAACGCATCCTCGACGTGCGCATCGACATCGACGGCCGCCCGGTGTCGTCCTTCGGCTGCGACGGCGTCCTGTGCGCCACGCCGACCGGGTCCACCGCCTACGCGTACTCCGCGGGCGGGCCGATCGTGTGGCCCGACGTGCAGGCGATGCTCGTGGTGCCCAGCAACGCGCACGCCATGTTCTCCCGGCCGATGGCGGTCTCACCGCATTCCGTGGTCGCCGTCGAGGTCGACCCGGCGGGCCATCCCGCTGTGCTGTGCTGCGACGGCCGTCGCACCTTCGACATCCCGCCGGGCTCCCGCATCGAGATCGCGGGCGGGAAACTGCCGATCAAGCTGGTCCGGCTGCGCGACGAGCCGTTCACCGACCGGCTGGTGGACAAGTTCGATCTGCCGGTCCAGGGGTGGCGATCCCGGTGA
- a CDS encoding TlyA family RNA methyltransferase, whose translation MPPKRARLDAELVRRGLARSREHASQLISDGRVTIRGTVATKAATGVENDAPIVLRDDVEDPNWASRGAHKLIGALDAFGIAVEGKRCLDAGASTGGFTDVLLRRGATQVVAADVGRGLLVWRLQTDDRVLVRDKTNVRALTAEDTDGPVDLIVADLSFISLGLVLPALLACATSGADLLPMVKPQFEVGKERLGTGGVVRSPELRAEAVLGVIETAGRKGLRAHGVVASPLPGPSGNVEYFVWLRRGEPLPEAEARALVEKAVEEGPQ comes from the coding sequence GTGCCGCCCAAGAGGGCGCGGCTCGACGCGGAACTGGTGCGCCGAGGCCTCGCCCGCTCGCGGGAACACGCTTCCCAGCTCATCTCCGACGGCCGGGTCACCATCCGCGGCACCGTCGCGACCAAAGCCGCCACCGGCGTCGAGAACGACGCCCCCATCGTGCTCCGCGACGACGTGGAAGACCCGAACTGGGCCTCCCGCGGCGCGCACAAACTCATCGGCGCGCTCGACGCGTTCGGCATCGCCGTGGAAGGCAAGCGCTGCCTCGACGCGGGCGCGTCCACCGGCGGGTTCACCGACGTCCTGCTGCGCCGCGGCGCCACCCAGGTCGTCGCCGCCGACGTCGGCCGCGGCCTGCTGGTCTGGCGCCTGCAGACCGACGACCGCGTCCTGGTCCGCGACAAGACCAATGTGCGCGCGCTGACCGCCGAGGACACCGACGGCCCGGTCGACCTGATCGTCGCCGACCTGTCGTTCATCTCCCTCGGCCTGGTCCTGCCCGCGCTGCTGGCCTGCGCGACCTCCGGCGCCGACCTGCTGCCGATGGTCAAACCCCAGTTCGAGGTCGGCAAGGAGCGGCTCGGCACCGGCGGTGTCGTCCGCAGTCCCGAGCTCCGCGCCGAGGCCGTCCTGGGCGTCATCGAGACCGCCGGGCGCAAGGGTCTGCGCGCACACGGTGTCGTGGCCAGCCCGCTGCCCGGGCCGTCCGGGAACGTCGAATACTTCGTCTGGCTGCGCCGCGGCGAACCGCTGCCCGAGGCGGAGGCCCGCGCGCTGGTCGAGAAGGCCGTCGAGGAAGGGCCGCAATGA
- a CDS encoding HAD-IIA family hydrolase codes for MTDSLLDRYDALLLDLDGTVYRGGEAIPGAAPAVLAARDHGVAVRFVTNNASRAPEEVAAHLTGIGITADPGEVSTSAQAGAAVLGEHLDPDDDVLVIGSDALADEVVKAGFRVVRVAGPDTKAVLQGLSPKTAWPDLAEACVAIRAGALWVACNVDRTLPTERGLLPGNGSLVHALRVATDREPLVAGKPAKPLMAESVRSADADRPLVVGDRLDTDIEGAVTAKLDSLLVLTGVATPRDLLEAGAHERPTYVAEDLAVLTEPAPEFTAKPGWTVEATDGDLTASGDGDHLDLLRALCAAHWAGDGGPVTVRSADRGSAAALSALGLSGPR; via the coding sequence ATGACGGACTCGCTGCTCGACCGCTACGACGCGCTGCTGCTTGACCTCGACGGCACCGTCTACCGCGGTGGCGAAGCCATCCCAGGCGCGGCCCCGGCCGTCCTGGCCGCCCGCGACCACGGCGTCGCGGTGCGGTTCGTCACGAACAACGCCTCACGGGCACCCGAAGAAGTCGCGGCGCACCTCACCGGGATCGGCATCACCGCCGACCCCGGTGAGGTCAGCACCAGCGCCCAGGCGGGCGCCGCCGTGCTCGGCGAGCACCTCGACCCCGACGACGACGTCCTCGTCATCGGCTCCGACGCGCTCGCCGACGAGGTCGTCAAAGCCGGTTTCCGTGTCGTCCGCGTCGCCGGTCCCGACACCAAGGCCGTGCTGCAGGGCCTCTCCCCGAAGACCGCCTGGCCCGACCTCGCCGAAGCGTGCGTCGCCATCCGCGCCGGGGCGCTCTGGGTCGCCTGCAACGTCGATCGCACTCTCCCCACCGAACGCGGCCTGCTGCCGGGCAACGGTTCCCTCGTCCACGCCCTGCGCGTGGCGACCGACCGCGAGCCGCTGGTGGCGGGCAAGCCCGCGAAGCCGCTGATGGCCGAGTCCGTCCGCTCCGCCGACGCCGACCGGCCGCTGGTCGTCGGCGACCGCCTCGACACCGACATCGAAGGTGCCGTGACGGCCAAGCTCGACTCCCTGCTCGTCCTCACCGGCGTCGCCACCCCGCGTGACCTGCTGGAAGCGGGCGCGCACGAGCGCCCCACCTATGTCGCCGAAGACCTCGCCGTGCTCACCGAACCGGCCCCCGAATTCACTGCGAAGCCCGGCTGGACCGTCGAAGCGACGGACGGCGACCTGACGGCGAGCGGCGACGGCGACCACCTCGACCTCCTGCGCGCCCTCTGCGCCGCGCATTGGGCAGGCGACGGCGGTCCAGTGACCGTGCGGTCGGCCGATAGGGGCTCGGCGGCCGCACTCAGTGCGTTGGGACTCTCCGGACCGCGCTGA
- the tyrS gene encoding tyrosine--tRNA ligase — MSEHILDELSWRGLIAQSTDLDALRRDLDAGPLTLYCGFDPTAPSLHAGNLVPLLMLRRFQRAGHRPIVLAGGATGMIGDPRDTGERTLNTTDVVAEWAGRIRGQLERFVDFDDSHGEGTGAVLVNNLDWTDGMSALEFLRDVGKHFSINVMLARETVKRRLEGDGMSYTEFSYLLLQSHDYLQLHRAHGCKLQLGGSDQWGNIIGGVDLVRRVDGESVHALTAPLVTDAEGRKFGKSTGGGNVWLDPEMTSPFAWYQYFVNVGDADVIRYLRLFTFLDREAIDALERDTAERPHLRAAQKRLAEEFTTLVHGQHQTDQVVAASQALFGRGEFGGLDLGTLEAAMSEAPTGTARLSDEPTIVDLLIAAGLADSRGAARRTVTEGGAYVNNGKVTDEAWTPSKEDLLHGKWLVLRRGKRNTAGVEVQV, encoded by the coding sequence GTGAGTGAGCACATTCTCGACGAGCTGTCCTGGCGCGGCCTGATCGCGCAGTCCACCGACCTCGACGCGCTGCGCCGGGATCTCGACGCTGGGCCGCTCACCCTCTATTGCGGATTCGACCCGACCGCCCCCAGCCTGCACGCGGGCAACCTCGTCCCGCTGCTGATGCTGCGCCGCTTCCAGCGCGCCGGGCACCGGCCGATCGTCCTCGCGGGCGGGGCCACGGGCATGATCGGCGACCCGCGCGACACCGGCGAGCGCACGCTGAACACCACCGACGTGGTCGCCGAGTGGGCAGGCCGGATCCGCGGTCAGCTGGAGCGCTTCGTCGACTTCGATGACTCGCATGGGGAGGGCACGGGCGCCGTCCTGGTGAACAACCTCGACTGGACCGACGGCATGTCGGCCCTGGAGTTCCTCCGTGACGTCGGCAAGCACTTCTCGATCAACGTGATGCTCGCGCGTGAGACGGTCAAGCGCCGCCTCGAAGGCGACGGCATGTCGTACACGGAGTTCAGCTACCTGCTCCTGCAGTCGCACGACTACCTGCAGTTGCATCGCGCGCACGGCTGCAAGCTCCAGCTGGGCGGTTCCGACCAGTGGGGCAACATCATCGGCGGCGTCGACCTGGTCCGCCGGGTCGACGGCGAGTCGGTGCACGCGCTGACCGCCCCGCTGGTCACCGACGCGGAGGGGCGCAAGTTCGGCAAGTCCACCGGCGGCGGCAACGTCTGGCTCGACCCGGAGATGACCTCGCCGTTCGCCTGGTACCAGTACTTCGTGAACGTGGGCGACGCCGACGTCATCCGCTACCTGCGGCTGTTCACCTTCCTCGACCGCGAGGCGATCGACGCCCTGGAGCGCGACACCGCCGAGCGCCCGCACCTGCGGGCCGCGCAGAAGCGGCTGGCCGAGGAGTTCACGACGCTGGTGCACGGCCAACACCAGACCGACCAGGTCGTGGCCGCGAGCCAGGCCCTGTTCGGCCGTGGCGAGTTCGGCGGCCTGGACCTGGGAACCCTGGAAGCGGCCATGTCGGAGGCCCCCACGGGCACCGCCCGGCTGTCCGACGAGCCCACGATCGTCGACCTGCTCATCGCCGCTGGCCTGGCCGACAGCAGGGGAGCGGCTCGGCGCACGGTCACCGAGGGCGGCGCGTACGTGAACAACGGCAAGGTCACCGACGAGGCGTGGACACCGTCCAAGGAGGACCTGCTGCACGGGAAGTGGCTGGTTCTGCGCCGCGGCAAGCGCAACACCGCCGGTGTCGAGGTGCAGGTCTAG